The following proteins are co-located in the Fimbriiglobus ruber genome:
- a CDS encoding ISAs1 family transposase has translation MATSVDKGHGRIEKRTLHTTTILTAEGKWKGAKQGFHVTRERTVKGKKTIEDVYGITSLSIQQANAATLLSILRDHWQIENGLHWVRDETLGEDRCRVRMGAAPQVLAAIRNAVVHLLADVDTENRPEAIEWLQIHHDEARALIGIPQSE, from the coding sequence GTGGCCACGTCGGTCGACAAGGGACATGGGCGGATCGAGAAGCGAACCCTCCACACGACGACGATTCTGACCGCCGAGGGGAAGTGGAAGGGGGCCAAGCAAGGGTTCCACGTCACCCGCGAGCGGACGGTCAAAGGGAAGAAGACGATCGAGGATGTGTACGGAATCACCAGTCTGTCGATCCAACAGGCGAATGCGGCGACACTTCTGTCCATCCTCCGGGATCACTGGCAGATCGAGAACGGATTGCATTGGGTCCGGGATGAGACCCTGGGCGAGGACCGCTGCCGGGTGCGGATGGGTGCGGCTCCGCAGGTCCTGGCCGCCATCCGGAACGCCGTCGTCCATCTGTTGGCCGATGTCGACACCGAGAACCGTCCGGAGGCCATCGAGTGGCTGCAAATCCACCACGATGAAGCCCGGGCGCTGATTGGGATCCCACAAAGTGAATAA
- a CDS encoding ISAs1 family transposase, with the protein MPACTLYEALATLPDPRSRHGRIHPLPAVMGLVALAMLSGRKSLAGISRFGRQHGAPLAHALGFRRGKTPTVSTLSRTLRRFDPQDLEAALSRWVTGRFDPHAFEHIAIDGKTLRGSRHGDVPGHHLVAAYAPAVQAVLAQVRVDAKTNEHKAALELLGILPVRGKVVTGDAMFCQRDLATQVIDSGGDYVLVAKDNQPALVADIRAGFAFATAARSIAAATSP; encoded by the coding sequence ATGCCCGCGTGTACGCTGTACGAGGCCCTCGCCACCCTCCCCGATCCCCGCAGCCGCCACGGTCGCATTCATCCCCTCCCGGCGGTCATGGGACTGGTCGCTCTGGCCATGCTGAGTGGCCGCAAGAGCTTGGCCGGGATCTCCCGGTTCGGACGGCAGCACGGGGCTCCGCTGGCTCACGCCCTGGGCTTCCGGCGGGGCAAAACGCCGACCGTCTCGACCCTCTCCCGAACCCTCCGCCGCTTCGACCCCCAGGACCTCGAAGCGGCCCTGTCCCGGTGGGTGACCGGCCGGTTCGACCCCCACGCGTTCGAGCACATCGCGATCGACGGCAAGACGTTGCGAGGCAGCCGCCACGGGGACGTGCCCGGCCACCACTTGGTGGCCGCCTACGCACCCGCCGTCCAGGCCGTCCTCGCTCAGGTCCGGGTCGATGCCAAAACGAACGAACACAAGGCCGCCCTCGAACTCCTCGGTATCCTCCCCGTGCGGGGCAAAGTGGTCACCGGGGACGCCATGTTCTGTCAGCGCGATCTGGCCACCCAGGTGATCGATTCCGGGGGCGACTACGTCCTCGTGGCCAAGGACAACCAACCGGCCTTGGTCGCCGATATCCGAGCCGGATTCGCCTTCGCGACCGCCGCCCGATCGATCGCGGCGGCCACTTCCCCCTGA
- a CDS encoding 5-(carboxyamino)imidazole ribonucleotide synthase, with protein MRIGILGGGQLGRMIALAGYPLGTRCTVLDPAADPCAGQVCGHVRGEFDQDFRAMYELAQVSDVVTYEFENVPVESARWLAERVPVFPPPRALEVSQDRLVEKSFFRDLGIPTPPFVAVDSLGDFEAALREIGMPAVLKTRRFGYDGKGQVVIRNRVEADAAWSRLGGRPLILEGFVSFDRELSILAVRSRTGEIVCYPLIENAHRDGILHRSLAPASGTGEELTERAQEHAVHVLTELDYVGVLTIEWFQDGPRLLANEMAPRVHNSGHWTIEGAQTSQFENHVRAICGLPLGSPEAVGWSAMYNFIGSVLPTAEVLSRPAAHLHLYGKSDRPGRKVGHVTLRAGSLDDLAEKLPEWDRAFERRG; from the coding sequence ATGCGCATCGGTATCCTCGGCGGCGGGCAACTCGGGCGAATGATCGCGCTGGCGGGCTACCCACTCGGGACTCGCTGTACGGTCCTCGACCCGGCGGCCGACCCATGCGCTGGGCAGGTCTGCGGACATGTGCGCGGAGAGTTCGACCAGGATTTCCGCGCGATGTACGAGTTGGCCCAGGTGTCGGACGTCGTGACTTACGAGTTCGAGAACGTGCCGGTCGAATCGGCCCGGTGGTTGGCCGAGCGGGTGCCGGTGTTCCCGCCGCCGAGAGCGTTGGAAGTGTCGCAAGACCGGCTCGTGGAGAAATCGTTCTTTCGCGACCTCGGCATCCCCACTCCGCCGTTCGTGGCGGTCGATTCGCTCGGCGACTTCGAGGCCGCCCTGCGGGAAATCGGCATGCCGGCCGTCCTCAAAACCCGTCGGTTCGGGTACGACGGCAAGGGGCAAGTCGTCATCCGCAACCGGGTCGAGGCAGACGCCGCGTGGTCTCGGCTGGGCGGCCGCCCGCTGATACTGGAAGGCTTCGTCTCGTTCGATCGCGAACTGTCGATCCTCGCGGTTCGTAGCCGCACCGGCGAAATCGTTTGTTACCCGCTTATCGAAAACGCCCACCGCGACGGCATCCTCCACCGTAGTCTCGCACCGGCTTCGGGCACCGGGGAAGAACTCACCGAACGAGCCCAGGAACACGCGGTTCACGTCCTCACCGAACTGGACTACGTCGGTGTCCTGACGATCGAGTGGTTTCAGGACGGCCCCCGCCTCCTGGCGAACGAGATGGCCCCCCGCGTCCACAACTCGGGCCACTGGACGATCGAGGGAGCCCAGACGAGCCAGTTCGAGAATCACGTCCGCGCGATCTGCGGCCTCCCGCTCGGCAGTCCGGAAGCGGTCGGCTGGTCGGCGATGTACAACTTCATCGGTAGCGTCCTTCCCACGGCCGAGGTACTGAGCCGCCCGGCCGCCCACCTGCACCTCTACGGCAAGTCCGACCGCCCCGGCCGAAAAGTCGGGCACGTCACACTTCGGGCCGGAAGTTTGGACGATTTGGCAGAAAAACTGCCGGAATGGGATCGTGCGTTCGAGCGGCGCGGCTAA
- a CDS encoding DEAD/DEAH box helicase: MPAPTRDELATKYLDQLPYPPYPVQEEALLAWFTSEQGVLVCAPTGTGKTLIAQAALFEALHSNTVAYYTTPLIALTEQKFQEMQASAERWGFSRDDIGLVTGNRKVNPTARILVVVAEILLNRLLHQDGFDFSHVSAVVMDEFHSFADPERGIVWELSLNMLPKHVRLLLLSATVGNAVEFLNWLDRMHGRKLEVVEGKERKIPLTYHWVAGDYLNDLLVQIAKGDDATRKTPALVFAFNRDECWSVAEQLKGLDLLNAGQRTVLNAEVDKLEWPQGIGPKLKQMLRRGVGVHHAGLLPKYRRVVEELFEKKLLSVALCTETLAAGINLPARSVVLTSLVKGPFGKEKLIDPSTAHQIFGRAGRPQYDTEGHVYVIPHEDDVRISKWKEKYDQIPETTKDPVMLKKKKELLKKKPTRNSQKKYWTEPDFDKLKTAPPAKLYSKGPLPWRLLAYLLKISPEVEKIRSVVKKRLLDQPRIEAGMKQLNRMLLILAARGFVKLEPEPPAEAPPAGITGSEPTAAPVAPRREEGLRIPGFSPPPPSAAAAAAAALNPPTDYQPILATPTERLDQLLVFRAVHPLYGAFLIEYLGTASREERIQAFESVLELPRPLLKFVRVPFELPPGPLATEKLDPELISRGLIVAKPPKVEGEPEEEEEFVPWDERPPVFAEKLRLLFDAIHPEITDVTTQAVWAAGEVLNFGGNFNTYITSRELAKQEGLIFRHLLRMILLTQEFEQLTPPGVEPAAWQAELKDIADRLTETCRSVDPMSTEETIKKAHAADVVEGEEHAKAIAAAELAKAVDLAKPAEPEEEDAFGAGVLD, encoded by the coding sequence ATGCCCGCCCCGACGCGCGACGAACTGGCGACAAAGTACCTCGACCAGCTTCCGTACCCCCCGTACCCGGTTCAGGAAGAGGCCCTGCTCGCGTGGTTCACGTCCGAACAGGGGGTACTCGTCTGCGCGCCGACGGGGACCGGAAAGACGCTCATCGCCCAGGCCGCACTCTTCGAGGCGCTGCACTCCAATACGGTCGCGTATTACACCACGCCGCTGATCGCCCTGACCGAGCAGAAGTTTCAGGAAATGCAGGCGTCAGCCGAACGGTGGGGGTTTAGTCGGGACGACATCGGGCTTGTCACCGGGAATCGCAAAGTCAATCCGACCGCACGGATTCTCGTCGTCGTCGCGGAAATTCTTCTCAATCGGCTGCTGCACCAGGACGGTTTCGATTTCAGCCACGTCTCGGCCGTGGTCATGGACGAGTTCCACAGTTTTGCGGACCCCGAACGCGGGATCGTTTGGGAGCTATCGCTGAACATGCTTCCGAAGCACGTCCGGCTGCTCCTTCTGTCCGCCACCGTGGGAAACGCGGTCGAATTCTTGAACTGGCTAGACCGGATGCACGGCCGCAAGCTCGAAGTGGTCGAGGGCAAGGAGCGGAAGATCCCGCTAACGTATCACTGGGTCGCGGGAGACTACCTCAACGACTTGCTCGTGCAGATCGCCAAGGGAGACGACGCGACCCGGAAGACGCCCGCGTTGGTGTTCGCGTTCAACCGGGACGAGTGCTGGTCGGTGGCCGAGCAATTGAAGGGGTTGGATTTACTGAACGCCGGCCAGCGGACCGTGCTGAACGCCGAGGTGGACAAGCTCGAATGGCCGCAGGGGATCGGGCCGAAACTGAAGCAGATGCTTCGCCGGGGCGTCGGCGTTCACCACGCGGGGTTGTTGCCGAAGTACCGGCGGGTGGTCGAGGAACTGTTCGAGAAGAAATTGCTGAGCGTCGCCCTCTGTACCGAAACGCTGGCCGCCGGGATTAATCTGCCGGCCAGGTCGGTGGTCCTCACGTCGCTGGTGAAGGGGCCGTTCGGCAAGGAAAAGCTCATCGACCCGAGTACCGCCCACCAGATCTTCGGCCGCGCCGGCCGCCCGCAGTACGACACCGAAGGGCACGTCTACGTAATACCGCACGAGGACGACGTTCGCATCTCGAAGTGGAAGGAGAAGTACGACCAGATTCCGGAGACGACCAAAGACCCGGTGATGCTCAAAAAGAAAAAGGAACTGCTGAAGAAGAAACCGACCCGCAATAGTCAAAAAAAGTATTGGACCGAGCCCGATTTCGACAAGCTGAAAACCGCTCCGCCCGCGAAGCTTTACAGCAAGGGACCGCTCCCGTGGCGGTTGCTTGCGTACTTGCTGAAGATATCGCCCGAGGTCGAGAAGATTCGGAGCGTGGTCAAGAAGCGGCTCCTCGATCAGCCGCGGATCGAAGCCGGGATGAAGCAACTCAACCGCATGCTGCTCATCCTCGCGGCCCGTGGCTTCGTCAAACTCGAACCAGAACCGCCGGCCGAAGCCCCTCCCGCGGGAATCACTGGAAGCGAGCCAACCGCTGCCCCCGTCGCGCCGCGGCGAGAGGAAGGCTTGCGTATCCCGGGGTTCTCGCCCCCACCCCCGAGCGCCGCGGCCGCGGCTGCGGCCGCCCTCAACCCGCCGACCGACTACCAGCCGATCCTCGCGACGCCGACCGAACGGCTCGATCAGTTGCTCGTCTTCCGAGCGGTCCACCCGCTCTACGGCGCGTTCTTGATCGAATACCTCGGCACGGCCAGCCGCGAAGAGCGGATTCAGGCGTTTGAGTCTGTGCTGGAACTTCCGCGGCCACTGTTAAAGTTCGTGCGCGTGCCGTTCGAATTGCCGCCCGGCCCGCTGGCCACTGAGAAACTTGATCCGGAACTCATCTCCCGCGGCCTGATCGTGGCCAAACCGCCGAAGGTCGAGGGGGAGCCGGAAGAGGAAGAAGAATTCGTGCCGTGGGATGAGCGGCCGCCGGTGTTCGCCGAGAAACTCAGGCTCCTGTTCGACGCCATCCACCCGGAGATCACGGACGTCACCACCCAGGCGGTGTGGGCGGCCGGGGAAGTGCTGAATTTCGGTGGGAACTTCAACACTTATATCACGTCGCGCGAACTGGCGAAGCAAGAAGGGCTGATCTTTCGCCACCTGCTGCGCATGATCTTGCTCACCCAGGAGTTCGAACAACTCACGCCGCCCGGTGTCGAACCGGCCGCGTGGCAGGCCGAACTGAAAGACATCGCCGACCGGCTGACCGAGACGTGCCGCTCCGTCGACCCGATGAGTACCGAGGAGACGATCAAGAAAGCGCACGCGGCCGACGTGGTCGAGGGCGAGGAACACGCGAAAGCGATCGCCGCCGCGGAACTGGCCAAGGCGGTAGACCTGGCGAAGCCCGCGGAGCCGGAGGAAGAGGACGCCTTCGGCGCGGGTGTTCTCGATTGA
- a CDS encoding DUF11 domain-containing protein, which yields MNFTLGLLLPMTLAAPPGGPVMPAGAYVPIPPAFPSAAPPGAPCGPIPPSCGPGLRPGACDPIGPPAPVLASRVIAPAGVKVTVYPGTPSAHTYPAPATFGFRPGYSYRLELTDLPNHPGEALYPVLEVRGSLVPRAGMNVMDYPAPVYIPMSDIHKAFAGQFVTKVIYLEDPTKAVPIDSTPDVPIEFAEMGDEEAIKAALDSGRIVAILRFGDRKPDAIDLTRAAVPGTIQLPGEALPPAPRIPPSLSCFAVPIPAFDPILGPKTPSEECLTDGGDVGPRLGIGPGGRLGGLNPTDVALQYTSRDKRHVVTSNRVCICAPRFVIRRADLLISGVQVKLNPDGIGTIMGPRGTSMNLPPGAVVNRVKPVEFDARMRTAIMIAENGIATFVGMTMPRLVVVSRGVRIVATAVEPEEITSHPNEVAVTKTVDPASGVKPGDIVTFTIRYQNDTRDAVSDLMLSDSLSGRLEYVHGSSVGDRPSTVTTIDNEAGSVVVNFEIPGPIASGQGGVVKFKAKVR from the coding sequence ATGAACTTCACGCTGGGCCTGTTGCTGCCGATGACGCTGGCCGCCCCGCCGGGCGGTCCGGTGATGCCCGCCGGGGCCTACGTTCCCATCCCACCGGCGTTTCCGAGTGCCGCCCCGCCGGGGGCTCCGTGTGGGCCGATCCCACCGTCGTGCGGTCCCGGCCTGCGGCCCGGAGCGTGCGACCCGATCGGCCCGCCCGCCCCGGTTCTTGCCAGCCGGGTGATCGCGCCCGCCGGCGTCAAAGTGACCGTCTACCCGGGAACGCCGTCCGCGCACACGTATCCGGCTCCCGCGACCTTCGGGTTCCGCCCGGGGTATTCGTACCGCCTGGAACTCACCGACCTGCCGAACCACCCGGGCGAAGCGCTCTATCCCGTTCTCGAAGTGCGCGGCAGTCTCGTCCCGCGAGCCGGGATGAACGTCATGGACTACCCGGCGCCGGTTTACATACCGATGTCGGACATCCACAAGGCGTTTGCCGGGCAGTTCGTCACGAAGGTCATTTACCTCGAAGATCCGACCAAGGCAGTGCCCATCGACTCGACGCCCGACGTTCCGATCGAGTTTGCCGAGATGGGTGATGAAGAGGCGATCAAGGCCGCGCTGGACAGCGGACGGATCGTCGCGATCTTGCGTTTCGGGGACCGCAAGCCGGACGCGATCGACCTGACGCGGGCGGCCGTCCCGGGCACGATTCAACTGCCGGGCGAGGCGCTTCCTCCCGCGCCGCGTATTCCGCCGTCGCTCTCGTGCTTCGCCGTACCGATACCGGCGTTCGACCCGATCCTCGGGCCGAAGACGCCGAGCGAAGAGTGTCTGACGGACGGCGGCGACGTTGGTCCGCGCCTCGGAATCGGGCCGGGCGGCCGGCTCGGGGGACTTAACCCGACCGACGTGGCCTTGCAATACACATCCCGCGACAAGCGACACGTGGTCACGTCGAACCGCGTTTGCATCTGCGCCCCGCGGTTCGTGATCCGGCGGGCGGACCTGCTCATCAGCGGCGTCCAGGTGAAGCTAAATCCCGATGGCATCGGCACCATCATGGGCCCGCGCGGGACGAGCATGAACCTGCCGCCCGGGGCCGTCGTGAACCGGGTGAAGCCGGTCGAGTTCGACGCCCGCATGCGGACGGCGATCATGATCGCCGAGAACGGGATTGCGACGTTTGTGGGTATGACGATGCCGAGACTCGTGGTCGTCTCCCGAGGCGTCCGGATCGTCGCCACGGCCGTCGAGCCGGAGGAAATCACGAGCCACCCGAACGAAGTCGCCGTCACCAAGACCGTCGACCCGGCTAGCGGCGTCAAGCCGGGCGACATCGTCACGTTCACGATCCGCTACCAGAACGACACCCGCGACGCGGTCTCGGACCTGATGCTGAGCGACAGCCTCAGCGGCCGCCTCGAATACGTTCACGGGTCGTCTGTAGGCGACCGCCCATCGACCGTCACGACGATCGACAACGAAGCCGGGTCGGTGGTCGTCAACTTCGAGATCCCGGGGCCGATCGCCTCGGGGCAGGGGGGCGTGGTCAAGTTCAAGGCGAAGGTGCGGTAA
- a CDS encoding vWA domain-containing protein, with protein sequence MSRYFRTAVLFAVVAIIGSTPGLASAAPIPAEKPKNIDLVICLDVSNSMDGLIESAKLRLWDIVNELARAKPTPDLRVALYSYGHNNYPADKGWVRKELDLTTDLDEVYAKLTALRTNGGTEYVARVTRDAIAEQKWTDKANALKVIFVCGNEPADQDKEVHLYDVAAMAKKQGVLINTIYCGANANAEAAGWRNYATQAGGSYANIDQDRARRDPVAGIKSPHDERLLELNGKLNGTYVAFGDDGAAKGANQVLQDSAAAKASPSAALARAESKANGLYRNGSWDLIDRMRDDPKFDVTKLKDEELCEEMRKLKPEERLAYLKKKAEERVAIQKEINDLSGKRAKYVAEQVKKIPKSEGEKALDEAFKGIIRDQAQAKGFEFPAAEKK encoded by the coding sequence ATGTCTCGTTACTTCCGAACGGCAGTCCTGTTCGCCGTCGTGGCGATCATCGGGTCGACCCCGGGCCTCGCGTCGGCGGCCCCGATCCCGGCCGAGAAACCCAAGAACATTGATCTGGTGATCTGCCTGGATGTGTCGAACAGCATGGACGGCTTGATCGAGTCCGCGAAGCTCCGCCTGTGGGACATCGTCAACGAACTGGCCCGCGCGAAGCCGACTCCCGACCTGCGCGTCGCCCTCTACAGCTACGGGCACAATAACTACCCGGCGGACAAGGGGTGGGTCCGCAAGGAACTGGACCTGACCACGGACCTGGACGAGGTGTACGCCAAGCTGACCGCCCTGCGGACCAACGGCGGCACCGAGTACGTCGCCCGCGTCACCCGCGACGCGATCGCCGAGCAGAAGTGGACAGACAAGGCGAACGCCCTCAAGGTGATCTTCGTCTGCGGCAACGAACCGGCCGACCAGGACAAAGAAGTCCACCTGTATGACGTGGCCGCGATGGCGAAAAAGCAAGGCGTCCTGATCAACACGATCTACTGCGGCGCGAACGCGAACGCCGAGGCGGCCGGGTGGCGTAACTACGCGACCCAGGCCGGCGGCAGCTACGCGAACATCGACCAGGACCGCGCGCGGCGCGATCCCGTCGCCGGCATCAAATCCCCGCACGACGAAAGGTTGCTCGAACTCAATGGAAAGTTGAACGGAACCTATGTCGCATTCGGCGATGACGGCGCAGCCAAGGGGGCGAATCAGGTTCTCCAGGACAGCGCGGCCGCAAAGGCGTCTCCGTCGGCCGCACTCGCGCGAGCGGAATCCAAGGCAAACGGCCTGTACCGAAATGGAAGCTGGGATTTGATTGACCGGATGAGAGACGACCCGAAGTTCGACGTGACCAAGCTGAAAGACGAGGAACTCTGCGAAGAAATGCGGAAGTTGAAGCCTGAAGAACGGCTCGCATACCTCAAAAAGAAAGCCGAGGAGCGGGTCGCGATCCAGAAAGAGATTAACGACCTGTCCGGCAAACGTGCCAAATACGTCGCGGAACAAGTCAAGAAGATCCCGAAGAGTGAAGGCGAAAAGGCTCTCGACGAAGCCTTCAAAGGCATCATCCGCGATCAGGCCCAGGCGAAGGGATTCGAGTTCCCAGCGGCCGAGAAGAAATAA